From a region of the Agrobacterium tumefaciens genome:
- the ftsZ gene encoding cell division protein FtsZ, which produces MTIQLQKPDITELKPRITVFGVGGGGGNAVNNMITAGLQGVDFVVANTDAQALTMTKADRVIQLGVNVTEGLGAGSQPEVGRAAAEECIDEIIDHLNGTHMCFVTAGMGGGTGTGAAPVVAQAARNKGILTVGVVTKPFHFEGGRRMRLAEQGIEELQKSVDTLIVIPNQNLFRIANDKTTFADAFAMADQVLYSGVACITDLMVKEGLINLDFADVRSVMREMGRAMMGTGEASGPGRAMQAAEAAIANPLLDETSMKGAQGLLISITGGRDLTLFEVDEAATRIREEVDPDANIILGATFDEALEGLIRVSVVATGIDRVPGQMEQNVADMRAAAAAKPLIRPSAAVAPAPAAVQPAAVSQAPKAVDPIAQTIRSAEAEMERELGFATQQPAQDFRPQSKLFASAPAEAPAALRPAAPVQQAAPAPVAPAPVYHAPEQVAAPAPRMQQPQAPVYQEPAPVARQPEPVRMPKVEDFPPVVKAEMDHRAHAAPAAQEERGPMGLLKRITNSLGRREEEEVPSDMMDAPSMAPQPRRQLSPEASLYAPRRGQLDDHGRATPASSSNHEDDQLEIPAFLRRQSN; this is translated from the coding sequence ATGACGATACAGCTGCAAAAGCCGGATATCACCGAGCTGAAGCCACGCATCACCGTTTTCGGTGTCGGTGGTGGTGGCGGTAACGCTGTCAACAACATGATCACGGCCGGTCTTCAGGGCGTCGATTTCGTCGTTGCCAATACAGACGCGCAGGCCCTGACCATGACCAAGGCAGACCGGGTCATTCAGCTCGGCGTCAATGTCACGGAAGGTCTCGGCGCCGGTTCCCAGCCGGAAGTCGGTCGCGCCGCTGCGGAAGAGTGCATCGATGAGATCATCGATCACCTGAACGGCACGCACATGTGCTTCGTCACTGCCGGTATGGGTGGTGGCACCGGCACGGGTGCTGCTCCGGTTGTCGCGCAGGCCGCACGCAACAAGGGCATCCTGACCGTTGGCGTCGTCACCAAGCCTTTCCACTTCGAAGGCGGTCGCCGTATGCGTCTTGCCGAGCAGGGTATCGAGGAACTGCAGAAGTCCGTCGACACGCTGATCGTCATTCCAAACCAGAACCTCTTCCGTATTGCCAACGACAAGACGACTTTCGCTGACGCCTTCGCCATGGCCGACCAGGTTCTCTACTCCGGCGTTGCCTGCATCACCGACCTGATGGTGAAGGAAGGTCTCATCAACCTCGACTTCGCTGACGTTCGCTCGGTCATGCGCGAAATGGGCCGTGCAATGATGGGTACCGGTGAAGCTTCCGGTCCGGGCCGTGCAATGCAGGCTGCAGAAGCGGCAATTGCAAACCCGCTGCTCGACGAAACCTCGATGAAGGGCGCACAGGGCCTGTTGATCTCCATCACCGGTGGTCGCGACCTTACCCTGTTCGAAGTCGACGAAGCTGCGACCCGCATCCGCGAGGAAGTCGATCCGGACGCCAACATCATTCTCGGCGCGACCTTCGACGAGGCTCTGGAAGGCCTCATCCGCGTGTCCGTCGTTGCGACCGGTATCGACCGCGTTCCTGGCCAGATGGAGCAGAACGTAGCCGACATGCGTGCAGCAGCCGCTGCGAAGCCCCTTATCCGTCCTTCGGCGGCCGTTGCTCCGGCTCCGGCCGCAGTTCAGCCTGCCGCAGTCTCGCAGGCACCGAAGGCCGTAGACCCGATCGCACAGACCATCCGTTCGGCAGAAGCTGAAATGGAACGTGAACTCGGTTTTGCAACGCAGCAGCCTGCTCAGGACTTCCGTCCGCAGAGCAAGCTTTTCGCATCCGCTCCGGCTGAAGCTCCGGCAGCCCTGCGTCCGGCCGCTCCGGTACAGCAGGCCGCACCGGCGCCTGTCGCTCCGGCACCTGTCTATCATGCGCCTGAGCAGGTCGCCGCACCGGCACCACGCATGCAGCAGCCGCAAGCTCCGGTCTACCAGGAGCCTGCTCCGGTTGCCCGTCAGCCTGAGCCTGTCCGTATGCCGAAGGTCGAGGACTTTCCTCCGGTCGTAAAGGCAGAGATGGATCACCGTGCGCACGCCGCTCCTGCTGCACAGGAAGAGCGTGGCCCGATGGGTCTTCTGAAGCGCATCACCAACTCGCTTGGCCGCCGCGAAGAAGAAGAAGTTCCATCCGACATGATG
- the ftsA gene encoding cell division protein FtsA has translation MSFFGSSHFGLPRLKPLSSKRSHIVSVLDIGSTKVVCMIGRLTPRQESEILPGRTHKVEIIGIGHQRSRGVKSGVIADLDALEGVIRLAVDAAERMAGLTVDSLIVNVSAGRLASDIYTASIDLGGQEVEASDLRKVLVAASQQSMRQDRAILHSLPTGYSLDGERGIRDPLSMYGDLLGVDMHVVTVERTALKNLELCVNRAHLSVEGIVATPYASGLAALVDDEVELGCAAIDMGGGTTTISVFAEGRLIHTDAIGLGGHHVTTDLARGLSTRIEDAERLKVVHGSALLNGADERDMISIPPIGEDDRDQPSQVSRALVTRIVRARIEETLELIRDRIQKSGFSPIVGKRVVLTGGASQLTGLPETARRILARNVRIGRPMGVAGLPVAAKGPAFSTACGLMIYPQVAGIEIHAAQGGMFSPFGGGSGRIARVGQWLKESF, from the coding sequence ATGAGCTTTTTCGGTTCTTCCCATTTCGGCCTGCCTCGCCTGAAGCCGCTTTCCTCCAAGCGCAGCCACATCGTGTCCGTGCTCGATATTGGTTCCACCAAAGTCGTGTGCATGATCGGCCGGCTGACGCCGCGCCAGGAAAGCGAAATCCTTCCCGGTCGTACGCACAAGGTCGAGATTATCGGTATCGGTCATCAGCGTTCGCGCGGTGTGAAATCCGGCGTCATCGCCGATCTCGATGCGCTGGAAGGTGTTATTCGTCTTGCTGTCGATGCGGCGGAACGCATGGCAGGTCTGACCGTCGATAGCCTGATCGTCAACGTTTCTGCAGGGCGTCTGGCCAGCGATATCTACACCGCGAGCATCGATCTCGGCGGACAGGAAGTCGAAGCAAGCGACTTGCGCAAGGTGCTCGTGGCCGCAAGCCAGCAGTCCATGCGTCAGGATCGTGCGATCCTGCACTCCCTGCCCACGGGTTATTCGCTGGACGGCGAGCGTGGCATTCGCGACCCCTTGTCGATGTACGGCGATCTGCTCGGTGTCGATATGCATGTTGTCACTGTCGAGCGCACGGCACTCAAGAATCTCGAACTCTGCGTCAATCGCGCACATCTGTCGGTGGAAGGCATCGTCGCGACGCCTTACGCCAGCGGCCTGGCCGCGCTGGTTGACGATGAAGTCGAGCTTGGCTGTGCAGCGATCGACATGGGCGGTGGCACCACGACGATCTCGGTTTTTGCCGAAGGTCGCCTCATTCATACCGACGCCATCGGGCTCGGCGGTCATCACGTTACGACAGATCTTGCACGAGGCCTCTCGACACGAATCGAAGATGCGGAGAGACTGAAGGTGGTGCATGGTTCGGCATTGCTGAATGGCGCGGATGAGCGCGACATGATTTCGATCCCGCCAATTGGCGAAGATGATCGCGATCAACCATCGCAAGTTTCAAGAGCACTTGTAACCCGCATTGTGCGGGCGCGTATCGAAGAGACGCTGGAATTGATCCGTGATCGTATCCAGAAGTCCGGTTTCAGTCCCATCGTTGGCAAGCGCGTCGTTCTGACGGGCGGTGCGAGCCAGTTGACGGGATTGCCGGAAACGGCGCGGCGTATCCTCGCCCGCAACGTTCGCATCGGTCGCCCTATGGGCGTTGCCGGTCTTCCGGTCGCGGCAAAGGGCCCAGCATTTTCTACAGCTTGCGGATTGATGATTTATCCGCAGGTCGCGGGTATCGAAATTCATGCAGCACAAGGCGGAATGTTCTCGCCGTTTGGCGGCGGTAGCGGCCGGATAGCCCGGGTTGGGCAATGGTTGAAAGAGAGTTTTTGA
- a CDS encoding cell division protein FtsQ/DivIB, which produces MFAVTGKKSTARKREQVMAPANADDRMVLPRPLRRIVRFCVSLASGRIHIPAHTGTVSAIAFYAATGLYGMSLGGHTNIVTQATTSAAGFAVEDVKVSGNLQTSEIDIFQLLGLDGSTSLIALDIDAARRKLAQLPWVEDVDVRKVYPKTIEVRLKERQAFGIWQHGSELSLIEKSGSVIAPLRDNKFASLPLFVGRDAETGAAGFVDKLADWPEIRNRVRAYVRIAGRRWDLHLDNGIVIKLPEENVPKALQLLARLDLEEKVLSRDVAAVDLRLPDRTTVQLTEGAAERRQAAVEARTKALKKAEKNT; this is translated from the coding sequence GTGTTTGCGGTGACCGGTAAAAAGTCGACGGCAAGAAAGCGCGAGCAGGTTATGGCGCCGGCGAATGCCGACGATCGCATGGTTCTGCCGCGTCCGCTGCGTCGCATCGTGCGCTTCTGCGTCAGCCTTGCTTCTGGACGTATTCATATTCCGGCCCATACCGGCACGGTTTCCGCCATCGCCTTTTATGCCGCGACGGGCCTCTACGGCATGTCGCTTGGCGGGCACACGAATATCGTGACCCAGGCGACCACCTCGGCGGCGGGTTTCGCGGTTGAGGACGTGAAGGTTTCCGGCAACCTGCAGACCTCCGAGATCGATATCTTCCAGTTGCTCGGTCTCGATGGCAGCACGTCGCTGATCGCGCTCGATATCGATGCTGCGCGCCGCAAGCTGGCGCAACTGCCCTGGGTCGAGGACGTAGACGTCCGCAAGGTTTACCCGAAGACCATCGAGGTTCGCCTGAAGGAGCGCCAGGCCTTTGGCATCTGGCAGCACGGCTCGGAACTGTCGCTGATCGAAAAAAGCGGCAGCGTGATCGCGCCGCTGCGTGACAACAAATTCGCCTCTCTGCCGCTGTTCGTCGGGCGCGATGCGGAAACGGGTGCCGCCGGTTTCGTCGACAAGCTCGCCGACTGGCCTGAAATTCGCAACCGCGTACGCGCCTATGTGCGGATTGCCGGTCGTCGTTGGGATCTGCATCTCGACAACGGCATCGTTATCAAGCTGCCGGAAGAAAACGTGCCAAAGGCGCTGCAACTTCTGGCGCGGCTCGATCTGGAAGAAAAGGTTCTGTCTCGCGATGTCGCCGCTGTCGACCTGCGCCTGCCGGACCGTACGACCGTTCAACTGACCGAAGGTGCTGCCGAACGCCGTCAGGCGGCGGTAGAGGCGCGGACGAAAGCTCTCAAGAAAGCGGAGAAGAATACATGA
- a CDS encoding D-alanine--D-alanine ligase, protein MSGKHVAVLMGGISSERPVSLSSGEACALALEGEGYKVTRVDVGRDIAAVLDALRPDVAFNALHGPFGEDGTIQGVLEYLAIPYTHSGVLASALAMDKAQAKKVAAAAGIPVAQERVMNRFDFTSEHPLPPPYVVKPVREGSSFGVVIVKEDQSHPPQVLTSSEWRYGDQVMVERYVHGRELTCGVMDGEALGVTEVVPLGHNFYDYDAKYAAGGSKHVIPAEISPKIYQKIQTLAVMAHQAIGCRGVSRSDFRYDDRFSEDGEVIWLEVNTQPGMTPTSLVPEMAAHAGRSFGELVRWMVEDASCLR, encoded by the coding sequence ATGAGCGGCAAGCACGTAGCTGTTCTTATGGGTGGTATTTCTTCCGAACGGCCGGTCAGCCTGTCGTCGGGGGAGGCTTGCGCGCTTGCACTGGAAGGCGAGGGATACAAGGTCACGCGCGTTGATGTCGGTCGCGACATAGCGGCGGTTCTGGACGCGCTGCGCCCGGACGTTGCCTTTAACGCGTTGCATGGACCCTTCGGTGAAGATGGAACCATTCAGGGCGTTCTCGAATATCTCGCCATTCCCTACACGCATTCCGGCGTGCTGGCGTCCGCGCTTGCCATGGACAAGGCGCAGGCCAAGAAGGTTGCTGCCGCAGCCGGTATTCCGGTTGCCCAGGAGCGTGTGATGAACCGCTTCGATTTCACCAGCGAGCATCCCTTGCCGCCGCCATACGTAGTCAAGCCGGTCCGTGAGGGCTCCAGCTTCGGCGTCGTTATCGTCAAGGAAGATCAGTCGCACCCCCCACAGGTTCTGACATCGTCGGAATGGCGTTATGGCGATCAGGTGATGGTCGAGCGTTATGTCCACGGTCGCGAACTGACCTGCGGTGTCATGGATGGCGAGGCGCTCGGTGTCACCGAAGTGGTGCCGCTTGGTCACAATTTCTATGATTACGATGCAAAATACGCTGCTGGTGGCTCAAAGCATGTCATCCCGGCAGAAATTTCACCGAAAATTTACCAAAAAATTCAAACATTGGCGGTCATGGCACACCAGGCGATCGGGTGCCGTGGCGTTAGCCGTTCTGACTTCCGTTACGACGATCGCTTTTCGGAAGATGGCGAAGTTATCTGGCTCGAGGTGAATACCCAGCCCGGCATGACGCCGACCTCCCTGGTGCCTGAGATGGCGGCCCACGCGGGCCGTTCCTTTGGTGAACTTGTCCGTTGGATGGTGGAGGACGCTTCGTGTTTGCGGTGA